The Bdellovibrionales bacterium sequence TTGATGTTCTCGCGCACTATGCTGACGACACCCCACAGCGCCGCTAAAACAATGCCGATGATGGCCAAAACAATCGCGAACTCGATCAGGCTGAAGCCTGCGCGTTTATGAACGGACCCTGAATTCAAAGCGCACCTCATTGTTGGTTGGAGTATTGCACCACGTGGTGGCGTCTTGCAAAGACAGAGGAAGGGAAACCCCCGTGGGGCTTGGGCTGACAACATTACTTAGATCAATGTCCGTATTACCGCCCCCAGACTCCATGCGCGTCACGCCCAGTTCGGGCATAAGCACAGGAAACTGCATAACAAGCTTGATACAAGCGTCTTCGTTGAGTCCTTCTATATTTAAACGAAAGCCACCACCGTTATTAACGCTTTCTACGGTAACCGCGCCACCCATGGCATGACGAAGTCCTGCCCCCTCAGCATTCTTGTTAAGGCGCATTTCTGTGGGGATAAGGCGTCTATCGTCATCATCCACAACAGCCGTTATGTCGGTATCATTGCTATAGGCCGTATGCCCACTAGGCTGATAAACACCCCCGATATTCCCGTAATAATCCTGAAGGGAACGCGCCACGGCCTGAATCTGCTGATTCATTTTTTGAAAACGGTAGCCATCCCAAACCGTGCCGACAACCGCCCAGACGCCGCCCATGACAAGCCCCATAGCCCCCAGAACAATGGCAAGCTCGGTCAACGTCATGCCGCGATTTTTCTTGGTCATGTCCCCATCCTTTTCTTTACATGCCGCCCATGCCGCCAGAACCTTTTGAAACCTCGGTCACCACAGCAAAAACAGATTGCATCGCCCACGCAATCGTGCCGCCCACAACGACCAACCCAAGATTACGCGTAACACCGGCCTGTCCTTTAAGAACTTCAATCTGGTCCGTGATCCACTCA is a genomic window containing:
- a CDS encoding type II secretion system protein, giving the protein MTKKNRGMTLTELAIVLGAMGLVMGGVWAVVGTVWDGYRFQKMNQQIQAVARSLQDYYGNIGGVYQPSGHTAYSNDTDITAVVDDDDRRLIPTEMRLNKNAEGAGLRHAMGGAVTVESVNNGGGFRLNIEGLNEDACIKLVMQFPVLMPELGVTRMESGGGNTDIDLSNVVSPSPTGVSLPLSLQDATTWCNTPTNNEVRFEFRVRS